The following coding sequences lie in one Panicum virgatum strain AP13 chromosome 6N, P.virgatum_v5, whole genome shotgun sequence genomic window:
- the LOC120677438 gene encoding uncharacterized protein LOC120677438 produces the protein MKRTRKRKRRSKTEVWMLKNGRRRNKKWKWALRYKIEEPLQEIVWPHVVVIHGEHVLTTRVTTGCGRWVSLHAHRLSEARSERTPPSIGLYADCHSLRTFAYVETTEHLALYGCDGGDIGDDEEWRWIRMFDVDDMEPRWRLERRMIA, from the exons ATGAAGCGGACCAGAAAGCGGAAGCGGCGGAGCAAGACCGAG GTGTGGATGCTGAAGAACGGACGACGAAGAAACAAGAAGTGGAAGTGGGCTCTCCGGTACAAGATCGAAGAGCCACTTCAAGAGATCGTCTGGCCGCACGTCGTCGTCATCCACGGCGAGCACGTCCTCACCACCCGGGTGACGACGGGGTGCGGCAGGTGGGTGAGCTTGCACGCGCACCGCCTGAGCGAGGCGAGGTCGGagcgcacgccgccgtcgaTTGGCCTGTACGCCGACTGTCACAGCCTCCGGACGTTCGCCTACGTCGAAACCACGGAGCATTTGGCATTATATGGATGCGACGGCGGCGACATTGGCGACGATGAGGAGTGGAGGTGGATTAGGATGTTTGATGTTGATGATATGGAACCACGGTGGAGGTTGGAGCGACGCATGATTGCATAG
- the LOC120678590 gene encoding uncharacterized protein LOC120678590, whose product MNPDIKLVLDTMSKHFEDQDARWEKRFTEHDEKWEHKFLETDAAQDVRVSRIERAADALEQWRPEIEGSVDDLRLEMKKLNKYYERTTLENQVEAPLLSTIPLLPAGRTSAPAPTNWPNGHCVDTNSREDGFGSVTTLVHPPAQGYV is encoded by the coding sequence ATGAACCCCGACATCAAGCTTGTGCTGGACACCATGTCCAAGCACTTCGAGGATCAGGACGCTCGCTGGGAGAAGCGCTTCACCGAGCACGACGAGAAGTGGGAGCACAAGTTCCTGGAGACCGATGCCGCTCAGGACGTGCGCGTCTCTCGGATCGAGCGCGCGGCGGACGCGCTCGAGCAGTGGCGGCCCGAGATCGAGGGATCCGTCGACGACCTGCGTTTGGAGATGAAGAAGCTCAACAAGTACTATGAACGCACCACCTTGGAGAACCAGGTGGAGGCGCCGCTTCTCTCCACCATTCCTCTGCTTCCGGCCGGGCGCACATCGGCGCCGGCTCCGACCAATTGGCCCAACGGGCACTGCGTCGACACCAATTCACGGGAGGATGGCTTTGGATCGGTTACGACCTTAGTTCATCCCCCCGCCCAAGGGTACGTGTGA
- the LOC120679706 gene encoding probable E3 ubiquitin-protein ligase XERICO, whose translation MGISSMPTPKDSLMGFVLYNTAVSVAILAGLVRAALVFLGLAAPSPWEGLAADEHHHHHHRQVVSSISPLGPSLADRFRSRFRPSRFGRRRGGAGAGADCRVCLARFEPESVVNRLPCGHLFHRACLETWLDYDHATCPLCRLRLRLLPPAADDDYAAVAAGLAARF comes from the coding sequence ATGGGCATCTCGAGCATGCCGACGCCCAAGGACAGCCTGATGGGGTTCGTGCTGTACAACACGGCGGTGTCGGTGGCGATCCTGGCGGGGCTGGTGCGCGCGGCGCTGGTGTTCCTGGGcctggcggcgccgtcgccgtgggagggcctcgccgccgacgagcaccaccaccaccaccaccgccaggtGGTGTCGTCGATCTCGCCCCTGGGGCCGAGCCTCGCGGACCGGTTCCGGAGCCGGTTCCGCCCGTCGCGGTtcgggcgccggcgcggcggcgccggcgccggcgcggactGCCGCGTGTGCCTGGCCCGGTTCGAGCCGGAGTCGGTGGTGAACCGGCTCCCCTGCGGGCACCTCTTCCACCGGGCCTGCCTCGAGACCTGGCTGGACTACGACCACGCCACCTGCCCGCtctgccgcctccgcctccgcctccttccccccgccgccgacgacgactACGCGGCCGTGGCAGCGGGCCTGGCCGCCCGGTTTTAG